Proteins from one Sabethes cyaneus chromosome 2, idSabCyanKW18_F2, whole genome shotgun sequence genomic window:
- the LOC128736452 gene encoding tubulin alpha-8 chain-like, whose amino-acid sequence MRGKPSYFGITKPLIFYLQREVISINIGQAGCQIGNACWQLFTLEHGIQPDGTMSEKIPNDENMTAFFQNTNSDKVVPRNIFIDLEESVIADVKNGPYRYLYHPQFMITGKEDAANNYARGHYTVGKQIIEQVSRSIQKLAEQCDGLQGFLVFHSFGGGTGSGFTSLLMQQLAAEYGKKCKLEFAVYPSPTISTAVVEPYNCVLSTSTTMQNSDCCFIMDNQATYDICSKNLQIGRPDYGHLNSLVAQVVSSATASLRFKGTMNVDLNEFQTNLVPYPRVHFPLVSYAPLLSANKAQHEFSSVAEITSACFEPPNMMVKCDPRHGKYMACCMLYRGDVVPKDINSAIAAVKSKRHITFVDWCPTGFKIGINQQAPSVLPGGELAKPKRAVCMLSNTTAISEAWARVNYQFDLMYVKRAFVHWYVGEGMEEGEFSEAREDLAALERDYEEVAGDTQDPYGEVSDNEY is encoded by the coding sequence GTAAACCTAGTTATTTTGGAATAACGAAAccgttaattttttatttacagCGTGAGGTAATTTCGATCAATATCGGTCAGGCCGGATGCCAAATCGGAAATGCCTGCTGGCAGCTGTTCACCTTGGAGCATGGGATCCAACCGGACGGTACGATGAGCGAGAAGATTCCGAACGATGAAAATATGACCGCATTTTTCCAGAATACCAACTCAGACAAAGTCGTTCCGCGTAATATTTTCATCGATCTGGAGGAATCGGTGATCGCCGATGTGAAAAACGGGCCGTACAGATACCTGTACCATCCGCAGTTTATGATTACGGGAAAAGAGGATGCTGCTAATAACTATGCCAGAGGTCATTATACCGTGGGCAAACAGATCATCGAACAGGTGTCCAGGTCTATTCAGAAACTCGCAGAACAATGTGATGGATTGCAAGGATTTTTAGTATTTCATTCATTTGGTGGTGGAACAGGATCAGGGTTTACTTCGTTGTTGATGCAGCAGCTAGCCGCTGAGTATGGGAAGAAGTGTAAACTGGAGTTTGCTGTCTATCCATCGCCGACCATTTCTACAGCTGTCGTAGAACCGTACAATTGTGTCCTGTCCACTAGTACCACAATGCAGAACTCTGACTGTTGTTTCATTATGGATAACCAAGCGACGTACGACATTTGTTCCAAAAACCTGCAGATTGGGCGACCGGATTATGGTCATTTGAACTCTTTGGTGGCGCAAGTGGTATCTTCAGCAACGGCTTCGCTTCGATTTAAGGGAACAATGAACGTTGATCTTAATGAGTTCCAAACTAACTTGGTACCATACCCTAGAGTTCATTTCCCGCTCGTATCGTATGCGCCGTTACTATCGGCAAATAAGGCCCAGCACGAATTTTCTTCGGTCGCCGAAATTACAAGCGCCTGTTTTGAGCCACCGAACATGATGGTTAAGTGTGATCCCCGTCATGGCAAATACATGGCTTGCTGTATGCTTTATCGAGGAGACGTCGTACCGAAGGACATAAACTCTGCGATCGCTGCCGTCAAAAGCAAACGTCACATTACGTTCGTTGATTGGTGCCCGACAGGTTTCAAGATCGGAATCAACCAACAGGCACCTTCCGTTCTGCCAGGTGGAGAACTGGCCAAACCGAAACGGGCCGTGTGTATGCTGTCAAACACCACGGCCATTTCGGAAGCGTGGGCTCGCGTGAATTACCAGTTTGATTTGATGTACGTGAAGCGGGCTTTTGTTCATTGGTACGTGGGCGAGGGTATGGAAGAAGGTGAATTTAGTGAGGCTCGAGAGGATCTAGCGGCGCTGGAGCGGGACTACGAGGAAGTGGCGGGAGATACCCAAGATCCGTACGGGGAAGTTTCGGATAATGAATATTAA